From the Lolium rigidum isolate FL_2022 chromosome 2, APGP_CSIRO_Lrig_0.1, whole genome shotgun sequence genome, one window contains:
- the LOC124689701 gene encoding uncharacterized protein At4g08330, chloroplastic-like — MSAPASTTTVTAYGCAACGADLNLSAAHLYPAGCYFEAGNKGTLSFSWVDESRLRFAAEDSIRPFFETLDYWGIHRKRTRISCDACGRLIGYVYDDGPPVMEGTGQFGMGPSQVIPRRPRYRIKIKAVTTSTGNGVSAAAAAR, encoded by the coding sequence ATGTCTGCTCCGGCGAGCACCACCACGGTCACGGCGTACGGGTGCGCGGCGTGCGGCGCGGACCTGAACCTGTCGGCGGCGCACCTGTACCCGGCGGGGTGCTACTTCGAGGCGGGGAACAAGGGCACGCTGTCCTTCTCGTGGGTGGACGAGTCCCGGCTGCGGTTCGCGGCGGAGGACAGCATCCGGCCATTCTTCGAGACGCTCGACTACTGGGGCATCCACCGGAAGCGCACCCGCATCAGCTGCGACGCCTGCGGCCGCCTCATCGGCTACGTCTACGACGACGGGCCCCCGGTCATGGAGGGCACCGGCCAGTTCGGGATGGGGCCCAGCCAGGTCATCCCGCGACGGCCCAGGTACCGGATCAAGATCAAGGCCGTCACCACGTCCACCGGCAacggcgtctccgccgccgccgcggcgcgctGA
- the LOC124686402 gene encoding uncharacterized protein LOC124686402, whose product MSAPATTTTTATAYGCAACGADLNLSAAHLYPAGCYFEAGNKGTLSFSWVDESRLRFAAEDRIRPFFETLDYWGIQRKRTR is encoded by the coding sequence ATGTctgctccggcgaccaccaccaccacggccacggcgTACGGTTGCGCGGCGTGCGGCGCGGACCTGAACCTGTCGGCGGCGCACCTGTACCCGGCGGGGTGCTACTTCGAGGCCGGGAACAAGGGCACGCTGTCCTTCTCGTGGGTGGACGAGTCCCGGCTGCGGTTCGCGGCGGAGGACAGGATCCGGCCATTCTTCGAGACGCTCGACTACTGGGGCATCCAGCGGAAGCGCACCCGGTGA